AAGACCGAGAAGTTGCAGACGTATTGATCGGCCAGGAGTGCGTTGAGATCCTGCAATTCCTCGGGGACGTAGCCGGAGTCGCGGATCTCCTTGGCGATCTGTTCGCAGACCTGCCAGTAAAGCGACTCGGCGGCGGCCCGATTCTCGAGGTCTAGGTAGCCGAGATTGAAGAGCGAGAAGGACTCTTCTTTTTTCTGAATGGCGTCGTGAAAACGTTCGAGTTTGCCGAGCTTGGCCTTGTTTTTGAGGAGGAGTTCGAGGTCGGTGACGACCTTGTGCTTCACCTTGGGCTGGTGCTGGACGCCGAGGGTTTCGCGCTTGTTGATGCGTTCGAAGACCTCGACGACGAGCATGGAGTGGGGGGCGACGACGGCGCGGCCGGACTCGGTGATGATGTCGGGCACGGCGACGTTGGAGGCGACGCAGATGTCGCGGATGTTGGCGACGACGTCACGGGCATATTCGGCCATCGTGTAGTTCATCGATGACTCGAAGTTGGTGCGCGAGCCGTCGTAATCGATGCCGAGGCCACCGCCGCAGTCGAGGAAACCCATGGGGAAACCCATCTTCACAAGCTGGCAGTAAAAGCGCGTGGCTTCGACCACGGCGTTCTTGATCGTGATGATGTTCGGCACCTGCGAACCGATGTGGAAATGGACGAGCTTCACGCATTGGGTGAGCTTGGCGGCGCGCAGCTTTTCGGTGGCGAAAAGGATTTCGGCGGTGTTAAGGCCGAACTTGGCGTTGTCACCGGTGGAGGAGGACCATTTGCCTTCGCCGCGAGTCTGGAGTTTCGCGCGGAAACCGATGAGGGGCTTCACGCCGACTTCTTCGGAGATGGCGATGATGTCGTCCACCTCGGCGAGCTGTTCGACGACGATGATGATCTTTTTGCCGATCTTGCGGCCGAGCAGGGCCAGACGGATGTAATCGTGGTCCTTGTAACCGTTGCAGATGATGAGACGCTCGGTGCCTTCGTGCATCGCGAGTGCGATCATGAGCTCGGGTTTCGAGCCCGCCTCGAGACCGTAGCCGAACTCCTTGCCGGCCTCGACGATCTCATCGACGACCTCGCGGAGCTGGTTGACCTTGATGGGAAACACGCCGCGGTATTCGCCGTCGTAGCCCTCTTCCTTGATGGCTTTGCGGAAACACTCGTTGAGCTGCGTGACGCGGTGGCGCAACAGGTCCTGGAAGCGGATGACGAGAGGAGCCTTCAGGCCCATGCCGAGGGACTCGTTCACGACATCCATGATGCGGATCTCGCGGCCGTCGGCGAGGGGCTGGACGTTGACGAAACCATCGGCGCCGGCGCCGAAGTGGCCGGAACCCCAGCGCTTAAAACCGTAGAGTTCTTCGGACTGTGAA
This portion of the Rariglobus hedericola genome encodes:
- the speA gene encoding biosynthetic arginine decarboxylase — its product is MKSKSASSWSVSQSEELYGFKRWGSGHFGAGADGFVNVQPLADGREIRIMDVVNESLGMGLKAPLVIRFQDLLRHRVTQLNECFRKAIKEEGYDGEYRGVFPIKVNQLREVVDEIVEAGKEFGYGLEAGSKPELMIALAMHEGTERLIICNGYKDHDYIRLALLGRKIGKKIIIVVEQLAEVDDIIAISEEVGVKPLIGFRAKLQTRGEGKWSSSTGDNAKFGLNTAEILFATEKLRAAKLTQCVKLVHFHIGSQVPNIITIKNAVVEATRFYCQLVKMGFPMGFLDCGGGLGIDYDGSRTNFESSMNYTMAEYARDVVANIRDICVASNVAVPDIITESGRAVVAPHSMLVVEVFERINKRETLGVQHQPKVKHKVVTDLELLLKNKAKLGKLERFHDAIQKKEESFSLFNLGYLDLENRAAAESLYWQVCEQIAKEIRDSGYVPEELQDLNALLADQYVCNFSVFQSLLDHWALKQLFPITPLHRLAEKPSVNAILVDITCDSDGKISTFIDLQDTKDHLPLHPLNNKPYYLGVFLTGAYQDIMGDLHNLFGRVNEVHVFLEPDEPNGFYIEEALAGSRVSDVIDGVQYQWEELCRKMKAQIDAATKKDLVKPREGVRLVEFYEEQMRSKTYLNIERTPKKKPARKKA